One window of the Colletotrichum lupini chromosome 9, complete sequence genome contains the following:
- a CDS encoding cytochrome P450 produces MAISILALSVVGALVAFFLIRPRLQASKSNINFPPGPPTIPFLGNLHQIPLTKPFIQFAAWSRTYGSHGLVGLSLGPSNKAVVLNTWQSVRDLLDQRGALYSSRPYVPIVEYVLPPPGDIHLVFLRYGPKWRKERKTITDFLKDDKVDKLLLLQDAESSQMMHELLCDPAHYHDHILRYFGAIIMSSVFGTRGKDFSDEGKIKKFFECQAEWAGMLDQGAVPPFDVLPFLKYVPDFLTPWRGWKLRAADLKLKQNGLYHDLFEEAKARISQGKAEDSFVAGLLRDNEKEGYSELDLEYIAGFLMEGGSDTTAGAFETFILAMAAYPDIQKRAQAEADAVFGESGIRAERLTAEILPYIKACFLETLRWRPGFPMAIPHATTRDDVYKGYNLPAETTILMNIWAINHDSDEYEDPDTFEPERFMKNPLGVKNCNQESKAATEDQSRRPTYSFGAGRRICAGQRMAENSMLMTMSKLLWCFDVVAGDTMPDTSMQTAFKDAILTGPKAFEVSFKVRGEDRQKHIVEEWTKADAWLKRFE; encoded by the exons ATGGCGATCTCGATACTTGCACTGAGCGTTGTAGGCGCACTTGTCGCGTTCTTCCTCATACGTCCTCGCCTCCAGGCCTCCAAGTCCAACATCAACTTTCCTCCAGGACCTCCTACCATACCATTCCTCGGTAACCTCCATCAAATACCGTTGACGAAACCATTCATTCAGTTCGCAGCATGGAGCCGCACGTACGGATCGCACGGCCTCGTCGGCCTGTCACTCGGACCCAGCAACAAAGCCGTCGTCCTCAACACCTGGCAATCCGTGCGCGATCTCCTCGATCAACGCGGGGCCCTCTACTCGTCCCGGCCGTACGTGCCTATCGTGGAGTACGTGCTACCCCCGCCCGGTGACATCCATCTCGTCTTTTTGCGGTATGGTCCCAAGTGGAGGAAGGAGAGGAAGACAATTACGGACTTCTTGAAAGACGACAAAGTTGATAAGCTCTTGCTGTTGCAAGACGCTGAATCATCACAAATGATGCATGAGCTGCTGTGTGATCCTGCTCATTACCACGACCATATTTTGCGGTACTTTGGCGCCATCATCATGTCAAGCGTCTTTGGCACCCGCGGAAAGGATTTCAGCGATGAGGGTAAGATTAAGAAGTTCTTCGAATGCCAAGCGGAGTGGGCAGGAATGCTGGATCAGGGGGCCGTTCCCCCTTTCGATGTGCTGCCATTTCTGAAATATGTCCCGGATTTCCTGACGCCTTGGCGAGGTTGGAAACTTAGAGCTGCAGACCTCAAATTGAAACAGAACGGATTGTATCACGACTTATTCGAGGAGGCCAAAGCACGCATCAGCCAGGGGAAAGCCGAAGACAGCTTCGTAGCAGGGCTTTTGCGTGATAACGAAAAAGAAGGCTACAGCGAACTCGATCTCGAGTACATCGCCGGCTTTTTGATGGAAGGAGGCTCGGACACGACCGCCGGTGCTTTTGAAACATTTATTTTGGCAATGGCTGCGTATCCTGATATCCAGAAAAGAGCTCAAGCAGAAGCGGATGCGGTATTTGGCGAGAGTGGCATACGTGCTGAACGTCTGACTGCAGAAATTTTGCCTTATATCAAGGCTTGTTTTCTTGAG ACTCTCAGGTGGCGGCCAGGGTTTCCCATGGCTATCCCTCATGCAACAACTCGCGACGATGTTTACAAGGGCTACAACCTCCCCGCTGAAACTACAATTCTCATGAACATATGGGCAATCAACCATGATTCAGACGAGTACGAGGACCCAGACACTTTCGAACCCGAGCGATTCATGAAGAATCCACTGGGTGTCAAAAACTGCAATCAGGAATCCAAGGCGGCCACCGAAGATCAATCCCGTCGGCCTACTTACAGCTTCGGGGCCGGAAGAAGGATCTGCGCCGGTCAGCGCATGGCTGAGAACAGCATGCTGATGACCATGTCCAAGCTACTTTGGTGCTTCGATGTCGTGGCGGGGGATACGATGCCGGATACTTCGATGCAGACTGCTTTCAAAGATGCGATCCTGACTGGGCCAAAGGCTTTTGAGGTCAGCTTCAAAGTGCGTGGCGAGGATCGGCAGAAGCATATTGTTGAGGAATGGACAAAGGCAGACGCATGGCTGAAGAGGTTTGAGTGA